A DNA window from Ranitomeya imitator isolate aRanImi1 chromosome 2, aRanImi1.pri, whole genome shotgun sequence contains the following coding sequences:
- the LOC138665351 gene encoding zinc finger protein 585A-like: protein MKHQNINISTTQMELNQNEHITVMLCEEKSQLDVGHHENLNYKNNISCQDGNKVLLDEENLADAKINSAPHHTQQHPSHVKEELVSHDLQSLKQLRIYTFPKCIHWSATHIKEEPVFQNRKNIIDLNTSAPLHDIKQHLSSNAKEEPVLYKVGNLTNPNIQITTDNTQYSSACIKGESTLHDGRSLTDPSMCITTDTTQQYPVTFIKEEPSLCRSNIFDSKMCTLTDHTQDPSTEIKQEKVSYNEENLKDTIGNTSIFLTELCTSVQIKEEQSSFKDKSLMDAPVHKHLDYIKEQMNFDDEGKFAGDTINSFTITGEYIEGIDQNEEKKKAQEIKSASLTPNTSKNTYTCPVCKRGFNNHSNLVRHQETHKGKKMTCKECGADFCNKTDLSVHVRTHKISRSLYCSECDKIFTSNSHLIIHERIHTGEKPFACSECGKRFSNKSNLASHMKIHGGSKQFCCTVCEKSYARKDNLVSHQRIHEMEEIFTCSKCGRSFLDEYKFIRHQKFHTLDRPFSCSHCEKRFTHKALLLRHERTHIDMKQFTCSECGKCFLKQTELMKHHTQQHLSHVTEELVSDDVQSLKERQIYTFPKCIHLSAAHIKEEPVFQNRKNIIDLNTSTPLHDIKQHPSSNIKEEPVLDEGVNLTNPNIQITTDNTQYSSAFIKGESTLHDGRSLTDPSMCITTDTTQQYPVTFIKEEPSLCGSNILDPKMCAPTDHTQDPSTEIKQEKVSYNEENLKDTIGNTPIFRAGQCPSVQIKEEPSSFEDENLMDAPVHKRVDHIKEQMNFDDEGKFAGKSINSFTITGEYIEGIDQTEEKKKAKEIKSASLSPDTSKFTYTCPVCKRGFNNHGNLVRHRETHKGKKMTCRECGADFCNKTDLSAHVRTHKTSRSLYCTECDKIFASNSHLIIHERIHTGEKPFACSECGKRFSNKSNLAEHMRVHRGSKQFCCTVCGKSYARKDNLVSHQRIHEVEETFTCSKCGRSFVDEYKFIRHQKFHTLVRPFPCRLCGKRFTHKALLLRHERMHIDMKQFMCSECGKCFLKHTNLMKHQRSHTGKKPFICVECGKCFSTGSGLINHKKIHTSEKPFACPECGNKFKQKNNLVRHQRVHTVLKPYTCNDCGKGFTTKSNFNIHQRIHTVRRQLSCPECGKHFPYKSKLKEHLESHEKSYDP from the coding sequence ATGAAACATCAGAATATTAATATATCTACTACACAGATGGAGTTAAACCAAAATGAACATATTACAGTGATGTTGTGTGAAGAAAAAAGCCAATTAGATGTTGGCCATCATGAAAACTTAAATTATAAAAATAACATTTCATGTCAGGATGGTAATAAGGTCTTACTAGATGAAGAAAATCTTGCAGATGCTAAAATAAATTCAGCCCCACACCATACACAACAACATCCATCTCATGTTAAAGAAGAACTAGTCTCACATGATTTACAAAGCCTTAAACAACTCAGAATTTATACATTCCCAAAGTGTATCCACTGGTCAGCTACTCATATTAAGGAGGAACCAGTTTTTCAGAACAGAAAAAACATTATAGACCTTAACACTTCTGCACCTTTACATGATATAAAACAACATCTATCTTCTAATGCTAAAGAAGAGCCAGTCTTGTATAAAGTAGGAAACCTCACAAATCCAAACATTCAGATAACTACAGATAATACACAATATTCCTCTGCTTGTATTAAGGGGGAATCTACCTTACATGATGGACGAAGCCTAACAGATCCAAGCATGTGTATAACCACAGATACAACACAACAGTATCCAGTTACTTTTATTAAAGAAGAACCATCATTGTGTAGATCAAATATATTTGATTCGAAAATGTGTACTCTCACAGATCACACACAAGATCCATCTACTGAAATAAAGCAGGAAAAAGTGTCATATAATGAAGAAAATCTAAAAGATACAATCGGTAATACATCAATATTTCTTACAGAACTGTGCACATCTGTTCAAATCAAGGAGGAACAATCTTCTTTTAAAGATAAAAGCCTTATGGATGCTCCTGTTCATAAACATCTAGACTATATTAAAGAACAAATGAACTTCGATGATGAAGGGAAATTTGCAGGCGACACTATTAATTCTTTTACAATTACAGGGGAGTATATCGAAGGGATTGATCAAAATGAAGAGAAAAAGAAGGCACAAGAAATTAAATCTGCTTCTTTAACCCCCAATACATCAAAGAACACCTATACCTGCCCTGTATGTAAGAGAGGTTTTAATAACCATAGCAACCTTGTGAGACATCAGGAGACACACAAAGGAAAGAAAATGACTTGTAAAGAGTGTGGGGCTGACTTTTGTAATAAAACTGATCTCTCTGTACATGTACGGACACACAAAATCAGCAGAAGTTTATACTGCTCTGAATGTGATAAGATATTTACTAGCAACTCTCATCTTATCatccatgagagaattcacacaggagagaagccatttgcttgttcagaatgtgggaaacgtttttcTAACAAGTCCAATCTTGCCTCACACATGAAGATCCATGGGGGATCAAAACAATTCTGTTGCACAGTTTGTGAAAAATCGTATGCACGGAAAGACAATCTTGTCAGCCATCAACGAATTCATGAAATGGAGGAGATATTCACGTGTTCTAAATGTGGACGCAGCTTTCTTGATGAATACAAGTTTATCCGACATCAGAAATTCCACACATTGGACAGACCCTTCTCTTGCAGCCATTGCGAGAAGCGTTTTACTCACAAGGCGCTGCTACTTCGGCACGAGCGGACGCATATAGATATGAAGCAGTTtacgtgttcagaatgtggaaagtgtTTCCTAAAACAAACCGAGCTGATGAAGCATCATACCCAACAACATCTATCTCATGTTACAGAAGAACTAGTCTCAGATGATGTACAAAGCCTTAAAGAACGCCAAATTTATACATTCCCAAAGTGTATCCACTTGTCAGCTGCCCATATTAAGGAGGAACCAGTTTTTCAGAACAGAAAAAACATTATAGACCTGAACACTTCTACACCTTTACATGATATAAAACAACATCCATCTTCTAATATTAAAGAAGAGCCAGTCTTGGATGAAGGAGTAAACCTCACAAATCCAAACATTCAGATAACTACAGATAATACACAATATTCCTCTGCTTTTATTAAGGGGGAATCTACCTTACATGATGGACGAAGCCTAACAGATCCAAGCATGTGTATAACCACAGATACAACACAACAATATCCAGTTACTTTTATTAAAGAAGAACCATCACTGTGTGGATCAAATATATTAGATCCAAAAATGTGTGCTCCCACAGATCACACACAAGATCCATCTACTGAAATAAAGCAGGAAAAAGTGTCATATAATGAAGAAAATCTAAAAGATACAATCGGTAATACACCAATATTTCGTGCAGGACAGTGCCCATCTGTTCAAATCAAGGAGGAAccatcttcttttgaagatgaaaacCTTATGGATGCTCCTGTTCATAAACGTGTAGATCATATAAAAGAACAAATGAACTTCGATGATGAAGGGAAATTTGCAGGCAAAAGTATTAATTCTTTTACAATTACAGGGGAGTATATCGAAGGGATTGATCAAACTGAAGAGAAAAAGAAGGCTAAAGAAATTAAATCTGCTTCTTTATCTCCTGATACATCAAAGTTCACATATACCTGCCCTGTATGTAAGAGAGGTTTTAATAACCATGGCAACCTTGTGAGACATCGGGAGACACACAAAGGAAAGAAAATGACTTGTAGAGAGTGTGGGGCTGACTTTTGTAATAAAACTGATCTCTCTGCACATGTACGGACACACAAAACCAGCAGAAGTTTATACTGCACTGAATGTGATAAGATATTTGCTAGCAACTCTCATCTTATCatccatgagagaattcacacaggtgagaagccatttgcttgttcagaatgtgggaaacgtttttcTAACAAGTCCAATCTTGCGGAACACATGAGGGTCCACAGGGGATCAAAACAATTCTGTTGCACAGTTTGTGGAAAATCGTATGCACGGAAAGACAATCTTGTCAGCCATCAACGAATTCATGAAGTGGAGGAGACATTCACGTGTTCTAAATGCGGACGCAGCTTTGTGGATGAATACAAGTTTATCCGACATCAGAAATTCCACACATTGGTCAGACCCTTCCCTTGCAGACTTTGTGGGAAACGTTTTACTCATAAGGCGCTGCTACTTCGGCACGAGCGGATGCATATAGATATGAAACAGTTCATGTGTTCAGAGTGTGGAAAGTGTTTCCTAAAACACACCAACCTGATGAAGCATCAAAGATCTCATACTGGGAAGAAACCATTCATTTGTGTCgaatgtggaaagtgttttagCACAGGGTCAGGTCTTATAAACCACAAAAAAATACATACTAGTGAAAAACCATTTGCCTGTCCTGAATGTGGGAATAAATTCAAGCAGAAGAACaaccttgttagacaccagagagtcCACACTGTTCTGAAACCttacacatgtaatgactgtggaaAAGGATTTACTACCAAGTCCAACTTCAACATACATCAAAGGATTCACACTGTGAGAAGACAGCTCTCCTGCCCTGAATGTGGCAAGCATTTCCCATATAAAAGCAAACTAAAGGAACATCTGGAAAGTCATGAGAAGAGCTATGATCCTTAG